The Panacibacter microcysteis genome includes a window with the following:
- a CDS encoding family 16 glycosylhydrolase translates to MLRLSPTILLCCYCTCFISCSKSDNNSSGTLPAVSVNSVSQERTLTNSTFRFTVSLDKAATADATVNYKTIAATATEDEDYEAVSGTITIAKGQSQANFEVQVTGDSLRKEDEFFYVQLENPKNCVLGSKAKGSGNIINANGLYFPVDNSGYTSPASYAGYSLVWSDEFDGTLISDANWQFEAGNNNGWGNNELEYYTNRSQNAFVSQGNLIIEARKESFQTSNYTSARMITKGNKEFTYGRVDIRAKLPKGKGIWPALWMLGSNISSVSWPACGEIDIMELVGHEPNKVYGTLHWGTSAAVHDSKGAGYTLGAGSFDEAFHVYSLIWTADSLKIYLDNNIEVFKISRTEISTGNYPFDKSFFFIFNIAVGGNWPGSPDDTTVFPQRMVVDYIRVFQ, encoded by the coding sequence ATGCTCCGCTTGTCACCGACGATTCTTTTATGTTGCTATTGTACCTGCTTCATATCTTGTAGCAAAAGTGATAATAACAGCTCCGGCACACTGCCGGCGGTTTCTGTAAACAGTGTTTCCCAGGAACGTACGCTTACTAATTCAACATTCAGGTTTACTGTATCGCTGGATAAGGCTGCTACCGCCGATGCTACTGTTAACTACAAAACCATTGCGGCCACCGCAACAGAAGATGAAGATTACGAAGCCGTGTCCGGAACGATAACAATAGCAAAAGGCCAGTCCCAGGCAAATTTCGAAGTACAGGTTACAGGCGACAGCCTGAGAAAAGAAGACGAATTTTTTTATGTACAACTCGAAAACCCCAAGAATTGTGTGCTTGGCAGTAAAGCCAAAGGCTCAGGAAATATTATCAATGCAAATGGCCTCTACTTCCCGGTAGATAACAGCGGGTATACATCTCCCGCCAGCTATGCAGGTTATTCACTTGTATGGAGCGATGAGTTTGATGGTACCCTTATAAGTGATGCAAACTGGCAATTTGAAGCGGGCAACAATAATGGCTGGGGAAACAATGAACTGGAATACTATACCAACCGGTCTCAAAATGCTTTTGTTTCGCAGGGCAATCTTATTATAGAAGCAAGAAAAGAAAGTTTTCAAACCAGCAATTATACGTCTGCAAGGATGATTACAAAAGGCAATAAAGAATTTACCTACGGCCGTGTAGATATAAGAGCAAAATTGCCAAAAGGTAAAGGAATCTGGCCCGCATTGTGGATGCTGGGCAGCAACATTAGCAGCGTAAGCTGGCCTGCGTGCGGTGAAATTGACATTATGGAGCTCGTGGGGCACGAACCTAATAAAGTGTACGGCACTTTGCATTGGGGAACTTCAGCAGCGGTGCACGATTCAAAGGGTGCTGGCTATACCTTAGGCGCAGGCTCTTTTGACGAAGCTTTTCATGTGTATAGCCTTATCTGGACAGCAGACAGTTTGAAGATTTATCTTGATAACAATATTGAGGTTTTTAAAATCAGCCGCACAGAAATATCTACCGGCAACTACCCGTTCGATAAAAGCTTCTTTTTTATTTTCAATATTGCGGTAGGTGGTAACTGGCCCGGAAGTCCGGATGATACAACCGTGTTTCCACAACGAATGGTAGTAGATTATATTCGGGTATTTCAATAA
- a CDS encoding lysylphosphatidylglycerol synthase domain-containing protein — translation MLGPLLFVVLAFSIYYKVRNQASLQEAKDLLSGALSNDNIPVIILLLTLVAINWGIEARKWHVLVKRIQPVNYFTAYKAVLSGVSLSLFVPNGIGDYAGRLVYMNEGNRLKSITLTLVGSMAQLIVTLSAGLAGLLYLKNGSWANLEQFKGLSVFLVNGIIFMIAAGSLLLLVIFFKLNWLTIMFEKIPFVHKYRFMVEYLETISRKDLTRILSLSAGRYCIFIVQYIAMLHIFSVQLGTADAIATIAVLFLVLAILPTIPVADLGMRGEAGLQLFGLLSLNKLGIIATTAGIWLINLILPAVAGSLFILGIKLFRNR, via the coding sequence GTGTTGGGTCCTTTGTTGTTTGTTGTACTGGCTTTTTCCATTTACTACAAAGTACGCAACCAGGCCAGCCTGCAGGAAGCCAAAGATCTGTTGAGCGGCGCCTTATCAAATGATAATATTCCGGTAATAATATTACTGTTAACATTGGTTGCTATTAATTGGGGTATTGAAGCCCGCAAATGGCATGTGCTGGTAAAAAGAATACAGCCCGTTAACTATTTTACAGCATACAAAGCGGTATTGTCAGGCGTTTCACTGTCACTGTTTGTACCAAACGGTATTGGTGATTATGCGGGCAGGCTGGTATATATGAATGAGGGTAACAGGCTTAAATCGATTACCCTTACACTTGTTGGCAGTATGGCACAACTGATTGTTACGCTGTCTGCCGGCCTTGCAGGCCTGCTTTATTTAAAAAATGGCAGTTGGGCAAACCTTGAACAGTTCAAAGGCTTATCGGTCTTTCTTGTAAATGGCATCATCTTTATGATAGCCGCGGGCTCGCTGCTTTTACTGGTTATCTTTTTTAAGCTTAACTGGCTTACGATCATGTTTGAGAAAATACCTTTTGTACACAAATACCGCTTTATGGTAGAATACCTCGAAACTATAAGCCGTAAAGATTTAACAAGAATTTTGTCGCTCTCTGCCGGCAGGTATTGCATTTTTATCGTTCAGTATATAGCTATGTTGCATATTTTTAGCGTGCAGCTTGGTACAGCAGATGCAATAGCAACCATAGCGGTGTTATTTCTTGTACTGGCAATTTTGCCAACCATACCGGTAGCAGATCTTGGAATGCGCGGAGAGGCCGGGTTGCAACTGTTTGGTCTGTTGAGTTTAAATAAGCTTGGCATAATTGCCACAACGGCAGGTATATGGCTGATAAACCTTATTCTGCCTGCTGTGGCAGGAAGTTTGTTCATATTAGGCATCAAATTATTCAGAAACAGGTAA
- the metH gene encoding methionine synthase: MSNTIYIKPYLRLSGLEPLTIRPETNFVNVGERTNVTGSKKFARLIRENKYEEALSVARQQVENGAQILDVNMDDALLDGIKAMTTFLNLLQSEPDIAKIPVMIDSSKFEIIEAGLKCVQGKCIVNSISLKEGEEKFIQQAYICQAFGAAVIVMAFDEVGQADTKERKVQICKRAYDILVEQVGFNPQDIIFDPNIFAVATGIEEHNNYAVDFIEATREIKALMPLTKVSGGVSNVSFSFRGNDHVREAIHSVFLYHAIKAGMDMGIVNAGQLVVYDEIEPRLRELCEDVLLNRNNENNEATEQLIIFAETVKAKGKETVKDEAWRNADVEDRLKHALINGITEYIDADTEEARLKYNKPLEVIEGPLMAGMNVVGDLFGAGKMFLPQVVKSARVMKKSVAWLTPFIEEEKRANPAAQSGNVPTILLATVKGDVHDIGKNIVGVVLGCNGYNIKDMGVMVPADKILDEAEKINADIIGLSGLITPSLDEMVHIAHEMKRRNMKQPLLIGGATTSRMHTAVKIAPQYGNGVVHVLDASRSVTVAGSLLSKEQKPAFLNNITEEYKKLKDNFENKKPVKQYLSYAEAAANHVKTDWENYVAPQPTFTGTKQLDNFSLAELRSYIDWKPFFIAWEMHGNFPDILTDKVVGKEATKLYNDANALLDRIVNESWLTASGVVGFWPAIRVGSDTIAVEDNGGEVKLESLRQQVKKAEGQPNLSLADFISPLQTTKDHIGAFAVTIKGIEQHIKNFEAQHDDYNKIMLQALCDRLAEAFAECLHEKVRKEYWGYANDETLSNEELIKEKYTGIRPAPGYPACPDHTEKYKLFGLLQATEKTGISLTESLAMYPAASVCGWYFSHPQSQYFGVGKISRDQLEDYATRKNMTLEEAERWLRPILD, encoded by the coding sequence ATGAGTAACACGATCTATATAAAACCATATTTGCGTTTAAGTGGCCTGGAGCCTTTAACCATCAGACCCGAAACAAATTTTGTAAATGTAGGAGAGCGTACAAACGTAACCGGCTCTAAAAAATTTGCCAGGCTTATAAGGGAAAACAAATATGAAGAAGCATTGAGCGTTGCCCGGCAACAGGTGGAAAACGGTGCTCAGATACTTGATGTAAACATGGATGATGCTTTGCTTGATGGCATAAAGGCTATGACCACTTTTCTTAACCTGTTGCAAAGTGAGCCGGATATTGCAAAGATCCCCGTAATGATCGATTCTTCAAAGTTTGAAATAATTGAAGCCGGTTTAAAATGCGTACAGGGCAAGTGTATTGTAAACTCAATTTCATTAAAAGAAGGGGAAGAAAAATTTATACAACAGGCATATATATGCCAGGCTTTTGGTGCCGCTGTAATCGTTATGGCTTTTGATGAAGTGGGGCAGGCTGATACCAAAGAACGCAAAGTGCAAATTTGTAAACGTGCTTACGATATCCTTGTTGAGCAAGTAGGATTCAACCCGCAGGATATTATTTTTGATCCAAACATATTTGCAGTTGCTACCGGCATAGAAGAACATAATAACTATGCTGTAGATTTTATAGAAGCCACACGTGAAATTAAAGCACTTATGCCGCTTACAAAAGTGAGTGGCGGCGTAAGCAATGTCTCCTTTTCTTTTCGTGGTAACGATCATGTAAGAGAAGCTATACACAGCGTGTTTTTATACCATGCAATAAAAGCAGGTATGGATATGGGTATTGTAAATGCCGGACAGCTGGTTGTTTACGATGAGATAGAACCACGCCTGCGCGAACTATGCGAAGATGTTTTGCTAAATCGAAATAATGAAAACAATGAAGCAACAGAACAATTGATCATATTTGCCGAAACGGTAAAAGCAAAAGGGAAAGAAACAGTAAAGGATGAAGCCTGGCGCAACGCTGATGTGGAAGATCGTTTAAAGCATGCGCTTATAAACGGCATAACAGAATATATAGATGCAGATACCGAAGAAGCCAGGTTGAAGTACAATAAACCACTAGAAGTAATTGAAGGGCCGTTAATGGCAGGTATGAACGTGGTAGGGGATCTTTTTGGTGCAGGTAAAATGTTTTTGCCGCAGGTTGTAAAGAGTGCCCGGGTAATGAAAAAGAGCGTTGCATGGCTAACACCTTTTATAGAAGAAGAAAAGAGAGCAAACCCCGCCGCCCAAAGTGGCAACGTGCCTACCATTCTTTTGGCTACAGTAAAAGGAGATGTACATGATATTGGAAAAAACATTGTAGGAGTAGTATTAGGCTGCAATGGTTACAATATCAAAGACATGGGTGTAATGGTGCCTGCAGATAAGATTCTCGACGAAGCAGAAAAAATAAACGCAGACATAATAGGCCTTAGCGGTTTAATTACACCCTCTCTTGATGAAATGGTACATATTGCGCACGAAATGAAACGGCGCAATATGAAGCAACCTTTACTCATTGGTGGAGCTACAACTTCACGTATGCATACGGCCGTAAAGATTGCACCACAATATGGTAATGGTGTTGTGCATGTATTAGATGCATCCCGCAGTGTTACAGTAGCAGGTTCATTATTAAGCAAAGAACAAAAGCCTGCTTTTCTAAACAACATAACAGAAGAGTATAAAAAGCTAAAAGATAATTTCGAAAATAAAAAGCCCGTAAAGCAATACCTGTCTTACGCAGAAGCTGCTGCCAACCATGTAAAAACAGACTGGGAAAACTATGTTGCACCGCAACCAACTTTTACAGGTACAAAACAATTAGATAATTTCTCCCTTGCAGAATTACGTAGCTATATAGACTGGAAGCCGTTCTTTATAGCATGGGAAATGCATGGAAATTTCCCTGATATTCTTACTGATAAAGTGGTTGGCAAAGAAGCTACCAAATTATACAATGATGCCAATGCCCTGCTTGATCGAATTGTCAATGAAAGCTGGCTTACTGCTTCCGGGGTAGTTGGTTTCTGGCCGGCCATACGTGTTGGCAGTGATACTATTGCTGTTGAAGACAATGGCGGGGAAGTAAAACTTGAGTCACTACGGCAACAGGTAAAAAAGGCTGAAGGCCAGCCAAACCTCTCGCTGGCAGATTTTATTTCTCCTTTACAAACAACCAAAGATCATATTGGCGCATTTGCTGTAACCATCAAGGGAATTGAACAACACATAAAAAACTTTGAGGCACAGCACGACGATTACAATAAAATTATGCTGCAGGCATTGTGCGACAGGCTGGCTGAAGCTTTTGCCGAGTGTCTGCATGAAAAGGTGCGTAAAGAATACTGGGGTTATGCAAACGATGAAACTTTATCAAACGAAGAGCTGATCAAAGAAAAATACACAGGCATCAGGCCCGCGCCCGGCTACCCTGCATGCCCGGACCATACAGAAAAATATAAACTTTTCGGCTTGCTGCAGGCAACTGAAAAAACCGGTATTTCATTAACAGAGTCATTGGCAATGTACCCCGCTGCAAGTGTTTGCGGCTGGTATTTCAGTCACCCGCAAAGCCAGTATTTCGGAGTAGGTAAAATAAGCCGCGACCAGTTAGAAGATTATGCAACGCGTAAAAATATGACGCTTGAAGAAGCGGAACGCTGGCTAAGGCCAATTTTAGATTAA
- a CDS encoding DUF3108 domain-containing protein: MKKIIIGIISIVSWLNLSAGDEFCGLGNKAFKAGEMITYNVFYAVAGIYVNAGTATFSLTQERMNNVPCYHVVGEGRTNSGYDWIFKVRDRYESYFDTTNLQPLKFIRSVDEGGYKKTENVTFNQHTNTAVTNDGVFKLPNCVQDVLSSIYYARNIDFNKYKVGDRIPFSMFLDNEVYNLYIRYMGKETVKTKYGKFRAIKFKPLLVKGTIFEGGEKMTVWVTDDPNHFPVRIESPIAVGSVKVDMMGYRNNRYPVTSMVSFR, translated from the coding sequence GTGAAGAAAATTATCATCGGCATTATATCTATCGTAAGTTGGCTTAACCTTTCTGCAGGCGATGAATTTTGCGGCTTAGGTAACAAAGCTTTCAAGGCAGGCGAAATGATTACTTACAACGTGTTTTATGCTGTAGCCGGCATTTATGTTAATGCAGGTACAGCTACATTCAGCCTTACACAGGAGCGTATGAACAACGTGCCCTGCTACCATGTAGTGGGTGAAGGCCGCACAAATTCCGGCTACGACTGGATATTTAAAGTACGGGACCGCTATGAAAGTTATTTTGATACAACAAACCTTCAGCCATTGAAATTTATACGCAGTGTAGATGAAGGTGGTTACAAAAAAACAGAGAATGTAACGTTTAACCAGCACACCAATACAGCCGTAACAAACGATGGCGTGTTTAAACTGCCAAATTGCGTACAAGATGTGCTGAGTTCCATTTACTACGCACGCAATATAGACTTCAACAAATACAAAGTAGGCGACAGAATTCCATTTAGTATGTTTCTCGACAATGAAGTGTACAACCTTTACATACGCTATATGGGTAAAGAAACTGTCAAAACTAAATATGGAAAATTCCGCGCCATTAAGTTTAAACCACTTCTTGTAAAAGGCACCATTTTCGAAGGCGGCGAAAAAATGACCGTTTGGGTAACAGATGATCCCAACCACTTTCCCGTACGTATAGAAAGCCCCATTGCTGTGGGCAGTGTGAAAGTAGATATGATGGGCTACCGCAACAACCGTTACCCTGTTACATCCATGGTTAGCTTCAGGTAA
- a CDS encoding T9SS type A sorting domain-containing protein has translation MKNRLICLCAIIYSFMSVTAFAQVTDVTPTSYGIWQSFGDPVSATVNPEIKGRLCNFKWADIQPSENTWDWTSFDKELAARADDELPVIFMVYTEEDAPTWLYSKGVPKVIQKDRKGNIIAESPYFKDALYKSYFKDMIHKVREHVESLPAYIRNQVVAVQACLGSTGDYISYKGDVDYQYRIGNGEFYALFQEFSQVFYDEYKNTNPKIYVLHNPKNNGPEQASWIFQNCPGGWIKIGSIGKGFQLNDEKTKAGWLYPLLNKKILNGEYVRSRSEIIGGSTKAPWWTKAPAKNMFALMCYGIYWGLDWSNQGYDQIGDNIYDSAFGFYNRYAGKKDPTQSVYAMCALKDVLDAADKVRFPENKYGNAVRGNDNRYVKIASEYASNGAKLEDTYIAMGDELGNLSAKGTNDVGWDLFSGNYDRYIKQVKSNETSVGYWNIESADKNSMYGKYGRGFDLAKGKDALYFNIEDTFFNNVPLTGSHPVVLEVVYLDNNSGSWNLMYDGVDNADKIALTVSGTKSMLWKKASVTLTDAYFGNRGKNGADFYIANTGTENVIFSIVELRRPVAGEKPGLTATELKPFSTACAQGPTFQVLYVGGAFMPDGNAIVGPLKGFSFSIDSGRTYPDSVIIKNHGAQFNQKIFVKYNPAAEGVFNGAIPVRADNVEPISVNVTASSVNSSPQLSQTVKNVSCFGANDGSIDLTCKGGIGPFTYSWAGVSNFKASSEDISNLAPGNYIVTVTSPGGCTAKTTIEIKSPKALLINANAPQIPANEFSTNVNVTATGGVAPYTGTGNFVVTPGTYTYKITDANGCSASADVTVTKSAGALSAFASSKNISCHGGFTTITVNAQGGKTPYKGTGDFIVSAGTYTYVVKDANGVESSVTVTVTEPPVLNALTEQEAILCNGDTATITVSATGGVTPYTGVGNFSVRAGVYSYTVVDANGCRAVKTINVPQPTKLKASVAANEILCNGNTTDVVVSASGGVAPYTGTGNFAVTAGTHEFAVKDNNGCEALKSVEIVEPQPLQVNASAAPLVENKATTTVNIAATGGVAPYSGVGNFEAAPGTYSYVITDANGCKANTSVTVSNSEVKPLVINVTAKDILCAGGTTNVNVVARGGIEPYAGTGTFSVTAGTYTYTVTDANGSTAQSTISITEPQPLAVSFNDMADIAACQGASVAIAVDVTGGTAPYQYNLNAGAYQSSKEFKNLADGAYTIIVKDDNGCLASTSAVVNKVPAMRAWLTEVLDVSQCGFADGSVTVANQGGIGPFLYSIDGDTYQASNIFANLPENDYTISVKDGRGCGTTALTTVAREGELKLSVTNNIPVSACSNNDGELTVSASGGSGSYQYCVNGQPFKKNNVFGSLAAGDYTVTVQDWRGCSKSITVTVNKIAPLAAKIQSVINAGSCSNDGSLTMSVSGGTAPYTYSVNGGAAQNSNVFNQLAAGIYKVNVADARGCMSTVMATISKHAQPELSLTATDASCVSAADGTITANISGGIAPYRFSIDGKPFANSNVFANLRAGKHIVSIEDSKGCSATAGITVMEGTGNCGPSLPNGLDVNNDRLQVAILNNPSPTNFTLVTNSLNNDKLDVYVIDVTGKVIYKTTGSSNQRYVFGSDFASGMYIVRVIKGVQVADTKIIKQ, from the coding sequence ATGAAAAACCGCCTGATTTGCCTTTGTGCAATCATCTACTCATTCATGTCGGTAACTGCATTTGCACAGGTTACTGATGTTACTCCAACCAGTTACGGAATATGGCAATCCTTTGGTGACCCGGTATCGGCTACCGTAAATCCGGAGATAAAAGGCAGACTTTGCAACTTTAAATGGGCAGATATTCAGCCGTCAGAGAATACTTGGGATTGGACAAGTTTTGATAAAGAGCTTGCCGCACGGGCTGATGATGAATTGCCTGTTATATTCATGGTTTATACAGAAGAGGATGCTCCTACATGGTTGTACAGTAAGGGTGTTCCTAAAGTAATTCAAAAAGACAGGAAAGGAAATATAATAGCGGAATCACCTTATTTTAAAGACGCACTTTATAAATCATATTTCAAAGACATGATTCATAAAGTGAGAGAGCATGTGGAATCATTGCCTGCTTACATACGTAACCAGGTTGTGGCAGTACAGGCATGTTTGGGTAGTACCGGTGATTATATAAGTTATAAAGGAGATGTCGACTATCAGTACCGTATTGGCAACGGAGAGTTTTATGCATTATTCCAGGAATTCAGCCAGGTGTTTTATGATGAATATAAAAACACGAACCCCAAGATATATGTATTGCATAATCCTAAGAACAACGGGCCAGAGCAGGCATCCTGGATTTTCCAGAACTGCCCCGGCGGTTGGATAAAAATTGGCTCTATTGGCAAAGGTTTTCAATTAAATGACGAAAAAACAAAAGCGGGATGGTTATATCCTTTACTCAATAAAAAGATTTTAAACGGTGAGTATGTAAGATCGCGTTCTGAAATAATTGGTGGAAGTACCAAAGCTCCATGGTGGACAAAGGCCCCGGCAAAAAATATGTTTGCCTTAATGTGTTATGGTATTTACTGGGGGCTTGATTGGAGTAACCAGGGTTATGACCAGATAGGCGACAATATTTACGATTCAGCATTCGGATTTTATAACCGGTATGCCGGCAAAAAAGATCCAACACAAAGTGTGTATGCTATGTGTGCCTTGAAAGATGTATTGGATGCCGCTGATAAGGTTCGGTTTCCCGAAAATAAATATGGCAACGCGGTGCGCGGTAATGATAACAGGTATGTAAAAATTGCCAGTGAATACGCGTCTAACGGCGCAAAGCTCGAAGATACTTACATCGCAATGGGTGATGAATTAGGAAATCTTTCAGCAAAAGGTACAAACGATGTTGGCTGGGATCTTTTTTCAGGCAATTACGACCGATACATCAAACAGGTAAAATCAAACGAAACCAGTGTTGGCTACTGGAACATAGAATCTGCTGACAAGAACAGTATGTATGGTAAATATGGCCGCGGCTTCGATCTTGCTAAAGGAAAAGATGCACTTTACTTTAATATTGAAGACACGTTCTTTAACAATGTGCCATTAACTGGCAGCCACCCGGTTGTTCTCGAAGTAGTATACTTAGACAACAACTCAGGCAGTTGGAATTTAATGTACGATGGTGTTGATAATGCAGATAAAATAGCACTGACAGTGAGCGGCACAAAAAGTATGTTATGGAAAAAAGCTTCTGTAACATTAACAGACGCCTATTTCGGCAATCGTGGTAAAAACGGCGCCGATTTTTACATCGCGAATACGGGTACAGAAAATGTAATATTCTCCATAGTAGAATTAAGAAGACCTGTTGCAGGTGAAAAACCCGGGCTTACTGCTACTGAACTTAAACCATTTTCTACGGCATGCGCTCAGGGGCCAACTTTCCAGGTGTTGTATGTTGGTGGTGCATTTATGCCAGATGGCAATGCAATCGTAGGACCATTAAAAGGATTTAGTTTTTCCATCGATAGTGGCAGAACTTACCCCGATTCCGTGATCATTAAAAATCATGGTGCACAATTCAACCAAAAGATATTTGTAAAATATAATCCGGCAGCGGAAGGTGTCTTCAATGGCGCAATACCTGTGCGTGCTGATAATGTTGAGCCTATTTCAGTTAATGTTACAGCCTCTTCTGTAAACAGCAGTCCGCAGCTTTCGCAAACCGTAAAGAACGTAAGCTGCTTCGGGGCCAATGATGGTTCAATTGATCTTACCTGTAAAGGCGGCATTGGACCCTTCACCTATAGCTGGGCCGGCGTATCAAATTTTAAGGCAAGTTCCGAAGATATCAGCAACCTTGCACCTGGCAATTATATTGTAACAGTTACGTCACCCGGTGGTTGCACAGCCAAAACCACTATAGAGATAAAAAGCCCGAAAGCACTGTTAATTAATGCCAATGCACCGCAAATTCCGGCAAACGAGTTCTCAACAAATGTAAATGTTACAGCAACAGGCGGCGTTGCTCCATATACAGGTACAGGCAATTTCGTTGTAACGCCAGGTACGTACACTTACAAAATAACAGATGCCAACGGATGTTCTGCTTCTGCAGATGTAACGGTAACAAAATCTGCCGGTGCACTTTCTGCATTCGCTTCATCAAAAAATATAAGCTGCCATGGTGGTTTTACAACCATTACGGTAAATGCGCAAGGCGGTAAAACACCGTATAAAGGCACGGGAGATTTTATCGTATCTGCTGGTACATACACTTATGTTGTAAAAGATGCAAATGGGGTAGAAAGTTCTGTAACCGTTACTGTAACTGAGCCTCCTGTGTTAAATGCGCTTACAGAACAGGAAGCAATACTTTGCAATGGAGATACAGCAACAATAACCGTAAGTGCAACAGGCGGCGTTACACCCTACACAGGTGTTGGTAATTTTAGTGTGCGTGCAGGCGTATACAGTTACACAGTTGTAGATGCCAACGGCTGCAGGGCTGTGAAAACAATAAACGTTCCGCAGCCAACAAAATTAAAAGCGTCTGTTGCAGCAAATGAGATTTTATGTAATGGAAACACAACAGATGTAGTTGTTAGTGCTTCAGGCGGTGTAGCACCATATACAGGAACAGGCAATTTCGCCGTAACTGCGGGTACGCACGAGTTTGCTGTAAAAGACAACAATGGCTGCGAAGCGCTGAAATCAGTTGAAATTGTAGAACCTCAGCCGTTGCAGGTAAATGCAAGCGCGGCACCGCTTGTTGAAAATAAGGCAACTACAACTGTCAATATCGCAGCAACAGGCGGCGTGGCACCATATAGTGGTGTTGGCAATTTTGAAGCAGCTCCCGGAACATATAGCTACGTTATTACTGATGCCAATGGTTGCAAAGCAAATACCTCTGTTACAGTGTCTAACTCAGAGGTTAAACCACTGGTAATAAATGTAACAGCAAAAGATATTTTATGTGCAGGTGGTACTACCAATGTAAACGTGGTTGCAAGAGGTGGAATTGAACCATATGCAGGCACAGGTACTTTTTCAGTAACTGCAGGAACATATACTTATACTGTTACAGATGCCAATGGCAGTACAGCACAATCAACTATTTCAATCACAGAACCGCAGCCTCTCGCTGTATCATTCAACGATATGGCAGATATAGCTGCATGCCAGGGAGCTTCGGTTGCTATTGCAGTAGATGTTACAGGCGGAACAGCACCTTACCAGTATAACCTGAATGCAGGTGCTTACCAATCCAGCAAAGAGTTTAAAAATCTTGCCGATGGTGCTTATACAATCATTGTAAAAGATGATAATGGTTGCCTGGCATCTACCTCTGCAGTGGTAAACAAAGTACCAGCAATGCGTGCATGGCTAACCGAAGTCCTCGATGTAAGCCAGTGCGGTTTTGCCGATGGTTCTGTTACTGTGGCCAACCAGGGCGGTATAGGGCCTTTCTTATACAGTATCGATGGTGACACATACCAGGCTTCCAATATATTCGCTAACCTGCCTGAGAACGATTACACAATCTCTGTAAAAGACGGCCGTGGTTGTGGAACAACGGCTCTTACAACTGTTGCAAGAGAAGGTGAACTTAAGCTTTCCGTTACCAACAATATACCTGTTAGTGCCTGCAGCAATAATGATGGTGAACTTACTGTAAGTGCTTCCGGTGGCAGCGGCTCATACCAGTACTGTGTAAACGGCCAGCCATTCAAAAAGAATAATGTGTTTGGTTCGCTGGCTGCAGGAGATTACACGGTTACTGTACAGGACTGGAGAGGTTGCTCAAAATCAATAACTGTAACTGTAAATAAAATTGCGCCATTGGCTGCAAAAATTCAAAGTGTAATCAATGCAGGTTCATGTTCAAATGATGGCTCATTAACCATGAGTGTTAGCGGTGGTACAGCTCCATATACCTACAGCGTAAACGGCGGTGCCGCCCAAAACAGCAATGTCTTCAACCAGCTTGCTGCAGGTATTTACAAAGTAAATGTGGCAGATGCCAGGGGCTGTATGTCAACTGTAATGGCAACTATAAGCAAGCATGCGCAACCGGAGCTTTCTTTAACCGCTACAGATGCCAGTTGTGTAAGTGCTGCAGATGGTACAATTACAGCCAATATATCCGGCGGTATAGCGCCGTACAGGTTTAGCATAGATGGTAAGCCGTTTGCAAACAGCAATGTGTTTGCAAACCTCAGGGCAGGTAAACATATCGTGAGTATCGAAGACAGCAAAGGCTGCTCAGCAACAGCCGGTATAACTGTAATGGAAGGCACAGGAAACTGTGGGCCTTCATTACCTAACGGCCTTGATGTAAACAATGACAGGCTGCAGGTAGCCATACTAAATAATCCTTCTCCAACAAACTTTACACTTGTTACAAACAGTTTAAACAACGACAAGTTAGATGTTTACGTGATTGATGTAACCGGGAAGGTTATTTATAAAACTACTGGTTCATCAAACCAGCGCTATGTATTCGGCAGCGACTTTGCTTCAGGCATGTACATCGTAAGAGTAATAAAAGGTGTGCAGGTTGCAGATACTAAAATAATAAAACAATAA